One stretch of Candida orthopsilosis Co 90-125, chromosome 3 draft sequence DNA includes these proteins:
- a CDS encoding Rps19a ribosomal protein S19 has product MPGVSVRDVPAQEFINAYAKFLQRQGKLEVPGYVDLVKTSAGNELPPQEAETWFYKRAASIARHIYLRKQVGVGALNKLYGGAKNRGFRPHKHVDASGSINRKAVQSLQKIGVLEISPKGGRRISENGQRDLDRIAAQTLEDEEED; this is encoded by the exons GTGTATCAGTAAG agaCGTTCCAGCTCAAGAATTCATTAACGCTTATGCCAAGTTTTTGCAAAGACAAGGTAAATTAGAAGTTCCAGGTTATGTTGATCTCGTCAAAACCTCTGCTGGTAACGAATTGCCTCCACAAGAGGCTGAAACTTGGTTCTACAAGAGAGCTGCTTCAATTGCTAGACACATTTACTTGAGAAAACAAGTTGGTGTCGGTgctttgaacaaattgtaCGGTGGTGCTAAAAACAGAGGATTCAGACCACACAAACATGTTGACGCTTCAGGTTCTATCAACAGAAAAGCTGTTCAAagtttgcaaaaaattggtgttttggAAATCTCTCCAAAGGGTGGTAGAAGAATCTCAGAAAACGGTCAAAGAGATTTGGATCGTATTGCTGCTCAAACTTTggaagacgaagaagaagattaa